One Curtobacterium herbarum genomic window carries:
- a CDS encoding DUF4307 domain-containing protein: MIAVAIAVVFAVWVIWAGPGQTTHGLDTDDVGYEVLSDHSVVVHTQVAVDPGTSVQCAVQALDKSYTIVGWRVVTLPAEEQRDRSISTQVNTTTRAVTGLIHSCWVP; the protein is encoded by the coding sequence GTGATCGCGGTCGCCATCGCGGTCGTGTTCGCCGTCTGGGTGATCTGGGCGGGGCCGGGGCAGACCACGCACGGGCTCGACACCGACGACGTCGGGTACGAGGTCCTGTCCGACCACAGCGTCGTCGTGCACACCCAGGTCGCCGTCGACCCGGGCACCAGTGTGCAGTGCGCGGTGCAGGCGCTCGACAAGTCGTACACGATCGTCGGCTGGCGGGTCGTGACGCTGCCGGCAGAGGAGCAGCGCGACCGGTCGATCTCCACGCAGGTCAACACGACGACCCGGGCCGTCACCGGGTTGATCCACTCGTGCTGGGTTCCCTAG
- the greA gene encoding transcription elongation factor GreA: MSNDTQGTWLTQEAFDRLTAELEQLSGPARIEIASRIEAAREEGDLKENGGYHAAKDEQGKIEARIRALTELLKHATVTEAQFDGTVEPGTVVTATIAGDPSTFLVGNREIVAEGSDLTVYSPVSPVGAAIVGLRAGDSTTYTAPNGKEIAVQVTNVERYEP; encoded by the coding sequence ATGAGCAACGACACGCAGGGCACCTGGCTGACCCAGGAGGCGTTCGACCGTCTCACCGCCGAGCTCGAGCAGCTCTCCGGCCCGGCCCGCATCGAGATCGCGAGCCGCATCGAGGCTGCCCGTGAAGAGGGCGACCTCAAGGAGAACGGTGGCTACCACGCCGCCAAGGACGAGCAGGGCAAGATCGAGGCCCGCATCCGCGCCCTCACCGAGCTCCTCAAGCACGCCACGGTCACGGAAGCGCAGTTCGACGGCACCGTCGAGCCGGGCACCGTCGTCACCGCCACGATCGCCGGCGACCCGTCGACGTTCCTGGTCGGCAACCGCGAGATCGTCGCCGAGGGCTCGGACCTGACCGTGTACAGCCCGGTCAGCCCGGTGGGTGCCGCGATCGTCGGGCTCCGCGCCGGCGACTCGACGACCTACACGGCGCCGAACGGCAAGGAGATCGCCGTCCAGGTGACGAACGTCGAGCGCTACGAGCCGTAG
- a CDS encoding DUF6611 family protein — MTAVDGVRTRIADGPHRWGRLDVRPVGRTMWETRTLVVYPPGTDRHERLLLRVAHAWPLAGLVVAGAATVAWTAAPVLGAVVGFALYALGFAVLRSATRRLRPLVRSLTVTTFHGSGHPEVHGQVHLFAVSLDALSAFEEALRAGRVDAVAFEAAWGHVWNALPAR, encoded by the coding sequence ATGACCGCCGTCGACGGCGTCCGCACCCGGATCGCCGACGGACCGCACCGCTGGGGCCGGCTCGACGTCCGCCCGGTCGGCCGCACGATGTGGGAGACCCGGACGCTCGTCGTCTACCCGCCCGGCACGGACCGACACGAACGGCTGCTGCTGCGGGTCGCGCACGCCTGGCCGCTGGCGGGCCTGGTGGTGGCGGGAGCGGCCACGGTCGCCTGGACCGCCGCTCCGGTGCTCGGCGCCGTCGTCGGGTTCGCCCTCTACGCGCTCGGGTTCGCGGTCCTCCGGTCGGCCACGCGGCGGCTGCGTCCGCTCGTCCGGTCGCTCACCGTGACGACGTTCCACGGCAGCGGTCACCCCGAGGTGCACGGCCAGGTGCACCTGTTCGCGGTGTCCCTCGACGCACTGTCGGCGTTCGAGGAGGCGCTGCGTGCGGGCAGGGTGGACGCGGTCGCGTTCGAGGCGGCCTGGGGCCACGTCTGGAACGCCCTCCCCGCACGCTGA
- the ilvA gene encoding threonine ammonia-lyase has protein sequence MTDTTASPIPTLADIEAARETIAGVARVTPMETSKFLEGLLGSPVHLKCENLQRTGAYKVRGAYNRLSTLSAAERQAGVVAASAGNHAQGVAFAARELGIPATIFTPVGVALPKLQATRRYGADVVLRGHSVEEALSAAKEFAARTGAVFIPPFDHPAVIAGQGTLGFEILDQVPDVDTVVVPIGGGGVISGIAIAVKGLAERLGRTIRVIGVQAENAAAYPSSIVAGEPLTITTSPTISDGIAVARPGDMNFPIIRDLVDEIVTVSDDDTARALLVLLERAKLVVEAAGAVGVAAIMSGAVHDTGRTVVLLSGGNIDPLMMERIITRGLVAASRYIGIRIMLPDRPGQLARVSQIISDAGANVVEVLHTRHGQGLVINEVALDLSIEARGPDHADEVMARLQEAGFRPEQLTN, from the coding sequence GTGACCGACACGACTGCTTCGCCGATCCCCACGCTCGCCGACATCGAGGCTGCGCGCGAGACGATCGCGGGCGTCGCACGGGTCACGCCGATGGAGACGTCGAAGTTCCTGGAGGGCCTGCTCGGCTCACCGGTGCACCTGAAGTGCGAGAACCTGCAGCGCACCGGCGCGTACAAGGTCCGTGGTGCCTACAACCGGCTGTCGACCCTGTCGGCCGCCGAGCGGCAGGCCGGGGTCGTGGCCGCCAGCGCCGGCAACCACGCGCAGGGCGTCGCGTTCGCCGCCCGAGAGCTCGGCATCCCCGCGACGATCTTCACCCCGGTCGGCGTCGCCCTGCCGAAGCTGCAGGCCACCCGTCGGTACGGCGCCGACGTCGTGCTGCGTGGACACTCCGTGGAGGAGGCGCTGTCGGCCGCGAAGGAGTTCGCCGCCCGCACCGGAGCCGTCTTCATCCCGCCGTTCGACCACCCCGCCGTCATCGCCGGACAGGGCACGCTCGGCTTCGAGATCCTCGACCAGGTCCCCGACGTCGACACGGTCGTCGTCCCGATCGGCGGTGGCGGGGTCATCTCGGGCATCGCGATCGCCGTCAAGGGCCTGGCCGAACGCCTGGGCCGGACGATCCGGGTCATCGGCGTGCAGGCCGAGAACGCCGCCGCGTACCCCTCGTCCATCGTCGCGGGGGAGCCGCTGACGATCACGACCTCGCCGACGATCTCGGACGGCATCGCGGTCGCACGTCCCGGCGACATGAACTTCCCGATCATCCGGGACCTGGTCGACGAGATCGTCACCGTCTCGGACGACGACACCGCCCGGGCCCTGCTCGTGCTCCTCGAGCGCGCCAAGCTCGTGGTCGAGGCAGCGGGAGCGGTCGGGGTCGCCGCGATCATGTCCGGCGCCGTGCACGACACCGGCCGGACCGTGGTGCTGCTCAGCGGGGGCAACATCGACCCGCTCATGATGGAGCGGATCATCACGCGCGGCCTGGTCGCCGCCTCGCGGTACATCGGCATCCGGATCATGCTGCCGGACCGTCCCGGCCAGCTGGCCCGCGTCTCGCAGATCATCTCGGACGCCGGCGCCAACGTCGTCGAGGTCCTGCACACCCGCCACGGCCAGGGGCTCGTCATCAACGAGGTCGCGCTCGACTTGTCGATCGAGGCGCGCGGACCGGACCACGCCGACGAGGTGATGGCGCGCCTGCAGGAAGCCGGGTTCCGCCCGGAGCAGCTCACCAACTGA
- a CDS encoding AI-2E family transporter, protein MAWGKKTHPDPVVEDSVPLGMRIAGAFSWRVLVVAGVIALFIWLVTIFSEILIPFLIGVVISALLVPISNRLQRWHVPKWLAVIISLLGGLAAVAALVWLVIDQIIASYPSLRDRMVSQYGNVRQFVLNSGFGISQKDVNQWLDDATKWVQEHSGTILSGVASAGSSATHVFEALFIILFTTIFLLIDGKNVWRWTVRLFPRKARATVDGAGVAGWITLTSFIRVQIFVAFVDAVGIGLGAFIVGLFFGGMPLVIPIAAIVFLGAFIPVVGAIVTGFLAVFVALIFNGPLAAVLVLGIVLLVQQIEGHILQPLVMGNAVKVHPLAVVLGVTAASGLAGIAGAFFAVPLIATLNAMVTTIASGRWRGLDSDHVLEAIPKRGQHGRIQLRRRRHQVGDEVPAPGTDAEPAAEPGTASTN, encoded by the coding sequence ATGGCATGGGGAAAGAAGACTCATCCCGACCCCGTGGTCGAGGACTCGGTACCGCTCGGCATGCGCATCGCGGGAGCGTTCTCGTGGCGCGTGCTCGTCGTCGCGGGGGTCATCGCCCTCTTCATCTGGCTGGTGACGATCTTCAGCGAGATCCTCATCCCCTTCCTCATCGGCGTCGTGATCTCCGCACTGCTCGTGCCGATCTCGAACCGGCTGCAGCGCTGGCACGTCCCGAAGTGGCTCGCGGTGATCATCAGCCTGCTCGGTGGGCTCGCCGCCGTGGCGGCACTGGTGTGGCTCGTGATCGACCAGATCATCGCCTCGTACCCGTCCCTCCGCGACCGCATGGTGTCCCAGTACGGCAACGTGCGGCAGTTCGTGCTCAACTCCGGATTCGGGATCTCACAGAAAGACGTCAACCAGTGGCTCGATGACGCCACGAAGTGGGTGCAGGAACACTCGGGCACGATCCTGTCCGGGGTCGCCAGCGCCGGTTCGAGCGCCACGCACGTGTTCGAGGCGCTGTTCATCATCCTGTTCACCACGATCTTCCTGCTCATCGACGGCAAGAACGTCTGGCGGTGGACCGTCCGCCTGTTCCCGCGCAAGGCCCGGGCGACCGTCGACGGTGCGGGTGTCGCCGGCTGGATCACCCTGACGAGCTTCATCCGCGTGCAGATCTTCGTCGCGTTCGTCGACGCGGTCGGCATCGGGCTCGGTGCGTTCATCGTCGGCCTGTTCTTCGGCGGCATGCCGCTGGTGATCCCGATCGCCGCGATCGTGTTCCTCGGCGCGTTCATCCCGGTCGTCGGTGCGATCGTCACGGGCTTCCTGGCCGTCTTCGTCGCCCTCATCTTCAACGGCCCGCTCGCCGCCGTCCTGGTGCTCGGCATCGTGCTGCTCGTCCAGCAGATCGAGGGGCACATCCTGCAGCCGCTCGTGATGGGCAACGCCGTCAAGGTCCACCCGCTGGCCGTCGTGCTCGGCGTGACCGCGGCCTCCGGTCTGGCCGGCATCGCCGGTGCGTTCTTCGCCGTCCCGCTCATCGCCACCCTCAACGCGATGGTCACGACGATCGCGAGCGGACGCTGGCGCGGGCTCGACTCCGACCACGTCCTCGAGGCCATCCCGAAGCGCGGCCAGCACGGACGCATCCAGCTCCGGCGACGGCGGCACCAGGTCGGCGACGAGGTACCGGCGCCGGGCACCGACGCCGAGCCGGCCGCCGAGCCGGGCACCGCCAGCACCAACTGA
- a CDS encoding winged helix-turn-helix domain-containing protein: MVRTTLSAAEARRVALAAQGFGRATSAAPVTTRSVSAGLARLGVLQIDSVNVFERSHYLPLFARLGPYDKGTLDRLTLTQRSPWIEYWAHEAAFVPREDLRLFHWRMAAYRQRDTTNPLRVAGVERTARVRGELLALLAAEGPMPASAVEHESNVRRGPWWGWSDVKHGLEQLFRWGDVVSAGRSGFERVYALPEQVLPAGYFEAAPDRADAVRELVRRSARALGVGTRADLADHHRLRSDDTAAAIADLQDAGELVPVSVEGWRDRAWMHVDARVPRRVEVDAVLSPFDPVVWFRPRAERLFDFHYRIEIYTPAPKRVFGYYVLPVLQDDVLVGRIDLKSDRQRGVLHVRTAWHEPAAVIDVERLAVLLRRTAAWQGLDGVEVTDRGTAAGALAAALGVVPVEAPELGAVPVD; the protein is encoded by the coding sequence ATGGTCAGGACCACGCTCTCCGCCGCCGAGGCCCGCCGCGTCGCCCTGGCTGCCCAGGGCTTCGGCCGGGCGACCTCGGCAGCGCCCGTGACGACTCGTTCGGTGTCGGCTGGCCTGGCCCGGCTCGGGGTGCTGCAGATCGACTCCGTAAACGTCTTCGAGCGCAGCCACTACCTGCCGCTCTTCGCCCGGCTCGGCCCCTACGACAAGGGCACCCTCGACCGGTTGACGCTGACGCAGCGCAGCCCCTGGATCGAGTACTGGGCGCACGAGGCCGCGTTCGTCCCCCGGGAGGACCTGCGGCTGTTCCACTGGCGGATGGCGGCGTACCGGCAGCGCGACACCACGAACCCGCTCCGGGTCGCCGGCGTCGAACGCACCGCACGGGTCCGGGGCGAACTGCTGGCCCTGCTCGCCGCCGAGGGGCCGATGCCCGCGAGCGCCGTCGAGCACGAGTCGAACGTCCGACGCGGACCGTGGTGGGGGTGGAGCGACGTGAAGCACGGGCTCGAGCAGCTGTTCCGGTGGGGTGACGTGGTCAGCGCCGGACGGTCGGGGTTCGAGCGGGTCTACGCGCTGCCCGAGCAGGTGCTGCCGGCGGGGTACTTCGAGGCCGCGCCCGACCGGGCCGATGCCGTACGGGAGCTCGTCCGCCGCTCCGCCCGGGCCTTGGGTGTCGGCACCCGCGCCGACCTGGCCGACCACCACCGGCTGCGCTCCGACGACACCGCCGCCGCGATCGCCGACCTGCAGGACGCCGGGGAACTGGTGCCGGTGTCGGTCGAGGGGTGGCGCGACCGGGCGTGGATGCACGTCGACGCCCGGGTGCCCCGTCGAGTCGAGGTCGACGCGGTGCTCAGCCCCTTCGACCCCGTCGTGTGGTTCCGACCGCGGGCGGAGCGGCTGTTCGACTTCCACTACCGGATCGAGATCTACACCCCGGCGCCGAAGCGGGTGTTCGGGTACTACGTGCTGCCGGTGCTGCAGGACGACGTGCTGGTCGGGCGGATCGACCTGAAGAGCGATCGGCAGCGCGGGGTGCTGCACGTCCGGACGGCGTGGCACGAACCGGCAGCAGTGATCGACGTCGAGCGGCTGGCCGTACTGCTCCGGCGGACGGCTGCCTGGCAGGGGCTCGACGGGGTCGAGGTCACCGACCGCGGCACCGCTGCCGGCGCGCTGGCAGCAGCGCTCGGCGTCGTCCCGGTCGAGGCACCGGAGCTCGGTGCCGTCCCGGTCGACTGA
- a CDS encoding LemA family protein: MDTGLVTTLIVIGVVVVVLVVIGIWFWASQKSLTALQHRVDTAWAEIAAQLQERAELIPTIVDTVQGHAAHEKSAIAAVTDARAETLAAHDAVAASAAEGHMQKALRGVFRVAEGYPQLQSSQSFLELQSRLVSTEDKIQSARRHYNGGVRELNTKVKSFPASSIAKRRGVGEAPFFETAEPAAIAEPPRVQF, encoded by the coding sequence ATGGACACCGGACTCGTCACGACGCTCATCGTGATCGGCGTTGTGGTCGTCGTCCTCGTGGTGATCGGGATCTGGTTCTGGGCGAGCCAGAAGTCCCTCACCGCGCTGCAGCACCGCGTCGACACCGCCTGGGCCGAGATCGCCGCCCAGCTGCAGGAACGCGCCGAGCTCATCCCGACGATCGTCGACACCGTGCAGGGTCACGCCGCGCACGAGAAGTCCGCGATCGCGGCCGTCACCGACGCCCGCGCCGAGACGCTGGCCGCGCACGACGCGGTCGCCGCCTCCGCTGCCGAGGGGCACATGCAGAAGGCGCTGCGGGGCGTGTTCCGGGTCGCCGAGGGGTACCCGCAGCTGCAGTCCAGCCAGTCCTTCCTCGAGCTGCAGTCGCGGCTGGTCTCGACCGAGGACAAGATCCAGTCCGCCCGCCGGCACTACAACGGTGGCGTCCGCGAACTCAACACCAAGGTGAAGTCGTTCCCGGCGTCGAGCATCGCCAAACGTCGCGGGGTCGGCGAGGCACCGTTCTTCGAGACCGCCGAGCCCGCCGCGATCGCCGAGCCGCCGCGGGTGCAGTTCTAG
- a CDS encoding Ig-like domain-containing protein, giving the protein MDTAGDNVQHRDVGGDARPRRPRRTAAARLLVAALGLVLLPLASVPALATTLPGAETLTRAAGTDSSTGTGTGTGTAATPATQASQTKAPASTNPAPAPGASDATSPAPTTTPTPPSGGAPTAPTIVDPGDITTALARFTGRATPGHQVRVAEPAVPSASVCRATATTTGDWSCVGTVHSGPAQVFTVLDTTASALPSADAAPSDVIVPPTIDARRPSTGTVTGTGHPGATVTVSRSGSTAVLTAVVSAGGTWTARWGSGASAPADGPVSVSATQTASTATGYRSDLRSAASAARTLVVDRTAPAAPRITAPARSATVGPERVRIAGTAEPDTVVTAYVDSTAVCQASVAADGTWSCRAADSLRAGSHQVRAVAQDEAGNASSPATALSFRVSGTASSAPATSTPGSTSGSGTGSGADGTGDGSTGPTNSAGQTGGPSPADGAGSTTGSGPTNGAGPTSGAGQTGGPAGGSGSGGAGTPGSALPGGPGSHGGGPDWTGPAGDWTVATGYDHAVPTIQSAFSWRTLAVAAGVAAAFLLLVAGPGRVLAGAVRSRMPFGAARFTGRNRTRSERRRGDDAVASWITITIGIAVAGLLALLGTGIALEARYVRLAIGVVAGVAVLSAGVVLTTRWTAGEDRHTVTYRLSPGLLLAAVLASGLTRAADLSPALVVGVLLVPVARTDLDTAALHLGRSVAACARSATWRSVALLVLAVVGWVLHSVTPSSGFAGSLVSEFASTLCVGGLGSLVVTLLPLRGTAGAALASVSRPRYAALAAVGVGLAAAVYSGTAGTHVPVAAMATGVGVVLLAAAAAWAWLRFDGAAVRS; this is encoded by the coding sequence ATGGACACGGCCGGGGACAACGTGCAGCACCGGGACGTCGGGGGCGACGCCCGACCTCGACGACCCCGCAGGACCGCCGCGGCCCGCCTGCTGGTCGCGGCGCTCGGCCTGGTGCTCCTGCCCCTGGCGTCCGTCCCAGCCCTGGCGACGACGCTCCCCGGGGCCGAGACGCTGACCCGCGCCGCGGGCACGGACTCCAGCACCGGCACCGGCACCGGCACCGGCACCGCAGCCACGCCGGCAACCCAGGCGTCGCAGACGAAGGCCCCGGCCTCCACGAACCCCGCACCGGCCCCCGGCGCGAGCGACGCCACGAGCCCGGCCCCCACGACCACCCCCACCCCACCGTCCGGCGGCGCCCCGACCGCACCCACGATCGTGGACCCGGGGGACATCACGACCGCCCTCGCGCGCTTCACCGGCCGGGCGACCCCGGGCCACCAGGTCCGTGTCGCCGAACCCGCCGTCCCCTCTGCCTCGGTCTGCCGTGCCACGGCGACGACGACCGGGGACTGGTCCTGCGTCGGGACGGTCCACTCCGGCCCCGCGCAGGTCTTCACCGTCCTGGACACGACGGCGTCCGCACTGCCGAGTGCCGATGCCGCGCCGTCGGACGTCATCGTCCCGCCGACCATCGACGCCCGTCGGCCCAGCACGGGGACGGTCACCGGGACCGGCCACCCGGGCGCCACCGTGACCGTCAGCCGGTCCGGCTCCACCGCGGTGCTGACCGCCGTGGTCTCCGCCGGCGGCACCTGGACGGCCCGGTGGGGTTCCGGCGCGAGCGCACCGGCCGACGGCCCCGTCAGCGTCAGCGCCACCCAGACGGCGAGCACCGCGACCGGGTACCGCTCCGACCTCCGGAGTGCCGCCTCCGCCGCCCGGACCCTGGTCGTCGACCGGACCGCCCCGGCCGCACCACGGATCACCGCGCCGGCCCGGTCCGCCACGGTCGGTCCCGAGCGGGTCCGGATCGCGGGGACCGCCGAGCCGGACACCGTCGTCACCGCCTACGTCGACTCGACCGCGGTCTGCCAGGCGTCGGTCGCCGCCGACGGCACGTGGTCCTGCCGGGCCGCCGACAGCCTCCGCGCCGGGTCGCACCAGGTCCGGGCGGTCGCCCAGGACGAAGCGGGCAACGCCTCGTCCCCCGCGACCGCGCTCAGCTTCCGGGTCAGCGGGACCGCATCGTCCGCTCCGGCCACCAGCACGCCCGGGTCGACCTCGGGCAGCGGGACCGGCAGCGGCGCGGACGGCACCGGCGACGGGTCCACCGGCCCGACGAACAGTGCCGGCCAGACCGGCGGTCCCAGCCCCGCCGACGGCGCTGGCTCGACGACCGGCTCGGGCCCGACGAACGGTGCCGGCCCGACGAGCGGCGCCGGGCAGACCGGCGGCCCGGCCGGCGGCTCCGGTTCGGGCGGCGCCGGGACCCCCGGCAGCGCACTGCCCGGCGGACCCGGCAGCCACGGCGGTGGTCCGGACTGGACGGGTCCGGCGGGCGACTGGACCGTCGCCACGGGCTACGACCACGCCGTCCCCACCATCCAGTCCGCGTTCTCCTGGCGCACCCTCGCCGTCGCCGCGGGCGTCGCGGCCGCGTTCCTCCTGCTCGTCGCCGGTCCGGGGCGCGTCCTCGCCGGGGCCGTCCGGAGTCGGATGCCGTTCGGGGCCGCCCGCTTCACCGGCCGCAACCGCACCCGCTCCGAACGCCGCCGCGGTGACGACGCCGTCGCGAGCTGGATCACGATCACGATCGGGATCGCCGTCGCCGGTCTGCTCGCGCTCCTCGGCACCGGCATCGCGCTGGAGGCCCGCTACGTCCGCCTCGCGATCGGCGTCGTCGCCGGGGTCGCGGTGCTCAGCGCCGGTGTCGTCCTCACCACGCGCTGGACCGCCGGCGAGGACCGCCACACCGTCACCTACCGGCTCTCCCCCGGTCTGCTCCTGGCCGCCGTCCTGGCGAGTGGGCTGACCCGGGCCGCGGACCTCTCCCCCGCCCTCGTCGTCGGCGTCCTCCTCGTGCCGGTCGCCCGGACCGACCTGGACACCGCCGCCCTGCACCTCGGCCGGAGCGTCGCGGCCTGCGCGCGGAGTGCGACCTGGCGGTCGGTCGCACTGCTCGTCCTGGCGGTCGTCGGCTGGGTCCTGCACAGCGTCACCCCGTCCTCCGGGTTCGCCGGCTCGCTCGTCTCCGAGTTCGCCAGTACCCTCTGCGTCGGCGGCCTCGGATCGCTCGTCGTGACGCTGCTGCCCCTCCGCGGGACGGCGGGTGCCGCGCTCGCCTCGGTCTCCCGGCCCCGGTACGCAGCCCTCGCGGCGGTCGGCGTCGGCCTCGCCGCCGCCGTCTACTCCGGCACGGCCGGCACGCACGTCCCCGTCGCCGCGATGGCCACCGGCGTCGGCGTGGTCCTGCTGGCGGCCGCGGCCGCCTGGGCGTGGCTCCGGTTCGACGGGGCCGCCGTCCGGTCCTGA
- a CDS encoding threonine/serine exporter family protein, with translation MVGIGSALTNLRDALRRPEAHVEVIDGETVPIGMLLGTLGALLLDAGSSVTDVRSALEKTRDAAGVDGLAVGVLPALVIVSETATGAATIVNAEGIELSFRQSARANRLVLGLERGAIALAEIPARVRSIRQGTRPPAPLPWVLGNALTSAGLAVVFRCPWWAVLVALAVGALVGVIGLLLRRFREAIAVVPFLAAFCATAVVGLVAASTGFDHVPLYAVCAPVAVFVPGALITNALLELTAADIVTGSARLMQGLIMLGFMAAGIAAGSAVTGLHVDPTSAALVGEVAGIGTDRAGWEAVPPLWASWVAVVVLATGISLVFGSGWRLTAASVVVMVTAYAVVSWLTPFSGSVVATGLAAALLFVATRVLERIVPVIPATVSFRPAFLLLVPGTVGLVALSTFDAGALATPLATFISLCVGTKIGGLLPGLFARSAPTH, from the coding sequence GTGGTCGGGATCGGGAGTGCGCTGACGAACCTCCGGGACGCGCTCCGGCGCCCCGAGGCCCACGTCGAGGTCATCGACGGCGAGACCGTCCCGATCGGCATGCTCCTCGGCACGCTCGGCGCCCTGCTGCTGGACGCCGGCAGCTCGGTCACCGACGTCCGGTCCGCCCTCGAGAAGACCCGCGACGCCGCCGGGGTCGACGGCCTGGCGGTCGGCGTGCTGCCGGCCCTGGTGATCGTCAGCGAGACGGCGACCGGCGCCGCCACCATCGTGAACGCCGAGGGCATCGAGCTGTCGTTCCGCCAGTCCGCGCGGGCGAACCGTCTGGTCCTCGGACTCGAGCGGGGCGCGATCGCCCTGGCCGAGATCCCCGCCCGGGTCCGCAGCATCCGGCAGGGCACCCGTCCGCCGGCACCGCTGCCCTGGGTACTCGGCAACGCGCTGACGTCGGCCGGCCTCGCCGTCGTCTTCCGCTGCCCGTGGTGGGCGGTGCTCGTCGCGCTGGCGGTCGGCGCCCTCGTCGGTGTGATCGGGCTGCTGCTCCGGCGCTTCCGTGAGGCCATCGCCGTCGTCCCGTTCCTCGCCGCGTTCTGTGCGACCGCGGTCGTCGGGCTCGTGGCCGCGAGCACCGGGTTCGACCACGTCCCCCTGTACGCCGTCTGCGCCCCGGTCGCGGTGTTCGTGCCGGGAGCGCTCATCACCAACGCGCTGCTCGAGCTCACCGCGGCGGACATCGTCACCGGCTCGGCCCGGCTGATGCAGGGCCTGATCATGCTCGGCTTCATGGCGGCGGGCATCGCGGCCGGCAGCGCGGTCACCGGTCTGCACGTCGACCCGACCTCGGCTGCCCTCGTCGGCGAGGTCGCCGGCATCGGCACCGACCGCGCCGGGTGGGAGGCCGTGCCACCACTCTGGGCATCGTGGGTCGCCGTCGTGGTCCTGGCGACCGGCATCAGCCTGGTCTTCGGCTCGGGCTGGCGGCTCACCGCGGCCTCGGTCGTCGTGATGGTCACCGCCTACGCGGTCGTCTCGTGGCTGACCCCGTTCAGCGGCAGCGTCGTCGCGACCGGGCTGGCCGCCGCACTGCTCTTCGTCGCGACGCGTGTGCTGGAGCGGATCGTGCCCGTCATCCCGGCGACGGTGTCGTTCCGTCCGGCGTTCCTGCTGCTCGTGCCCGGCACGGTCGGGCTGGTCGCGCTGTCGACCTTCGACGCCGGGGCGCTCGCGACGCCGCTCGCCACGTTCATCAGCCTCTGCGTCGGCACGAAGATCGGCGGCCTCCTGCCGGGCCTCTTCGCCCGCTCGGCCCCCACGCACTGA